One window from the genome of Methyloradius palustris encodes:
- the lplT gene encoding lysophospholipid transporter LplT, protein MNFGFYIILAAQFLSALADNALLFTAIALLRELSAPDWHEPLLLQFFVISYIILAPVVGSFADAYPKGNVMFVANAIKFVGSISMIFGMPPLFAYGIVGIGAAAYSPAKYGILTEYLPSNMLVKANGWMEGSTVMAIVLGAILGAVLPNISIQISLAIITLLYMVAAIFNIYIPKLPLDHKLSKRNPLYVLKDFSHSFKALWCDPQGQVSLAVTTLFWGVGATLRFVVIAWAAYALGFNQSEGTYLTVVVAVGIAIGSVIAASMIKLEESVKVLPAGIVMGLLVISMIFITEWHIACLLLVAIGILSGFFVVPLNALLQHRGHLLIGAGHSIAVQNFNENLGILILSGAYTLMVKAGIPINLIVVSFGLFVSLSMAGIYRIYRKQINAPT, encoded by the coding sequence ATGAATTTCGGCTTCTATATTATATTAGCGGCGCAGTTTTTATCTGCGCTCGCTGATAATGCATTACTTTTTACTGCAATCGCCTTGCTCCGTGAGTTAAGTGCGCCTGATTGGCACGAACCTCTGTTGCTGCAGTTCTTTGTAATTTCATACATTATCTTGGCACCAGTTGTCGGCTCATTTGCCGATGCCTATCCCAAAGGTAATGTCATGTTCGTCGCCAATGCCATCAAGTTCGTAGGCAGTATTTCCATGATATTTGGCATGCCACCGCTATTTGCCTATGGCATTGTAGGTATAGGCGCGGCGGCTTACTCCCCTGCCAAATATGGCATTCTCACTGAATATTTACCTTCTAATATGCTAGTGAAAGCCAATGGCTGGATGGAAGGTTCGACTGTTATGGCAATTGTATTGGGGGCCATACTCGGCGCCGTATTGCCTAATATCAGCATTCAAATCTCGTTAGCAATTATTACGCTACTCTATATGGTGGCGGCTATTTTCAATATCTATATCCCCAAGTTGCCACTTGATCATAAGTTATCCAAGCGCAACCCGCTCTACGTGCTCAAAGATTTCAGCCATTCATTCAAAGCACTATGGTGTGACCCGCAAGGACAAGTCTCGCTAGCTGTTACGACCTTATTCTGGGGTGTAGGCGCTACATTGCGCTTTGTGGTGATCGCATGGGCGGCGTATGCCCTAGGATTTAACCAGAGCGAAGGCACATACCTGACAGTAGTTGTTGCAGTTGGTATTGCCATAGGTTCGGTGATTGCAGCTAGCATGATCAAGCTGGAAGAATCGGTGAAAGTACTGCCTGCGGGCATCGTCATGGGCTTGCTAGTGATCTCGATGATATTCATTACTGAGTGGCATATTGCATGCCTGCTATTAGTGGCTATCGGCATACTAAGTGGATTCTTTGTCGTTCCCTTAAATGCACTTCTACAGCATCGCGGACATTTATTGATTGGCGCAGGTCACTCAATCGCCGTACAAAACTTTAACGAGAATCTAGGAATTTTGATATTAAGTGGCGCTTATACCCTGATGGTAAAAGCAGGGATCCCGATCAACCTGATTGTTGTGTCATTTGGCTTGTTTGTAAGCCTGAGCATGGCAGGCATCTACCGTATATATCGCAAACAAATTAATGCACCAACCTAA